In one Mustela lutreola isolate mMusLut2 chromosome 8, mMusLut2.pri, whole genome shotgun sequence genomic region, the following are encoded:
- the LOC131837839 gene encoding olfactory receptor 6C4 encodes MKNRTLTEFILLGFTNQPEVQAVIFIFLFLTYILSVLGNLTIIILTLVDPHLQTPMYFFLRNFSFLEVSFTSIFIPRFLTSVTTGNKVISFAGCLIQYFFAIFLGATEFYLLASMSYDRYVAICKPLHYLTIMSNRVCIQLVFCSWLGGFLAILPPIILMSQVDFCASNVLNHYYCDYGPLLELACSDTRLLEVMVIFLAVVTLVVTLLLVTFSYTYIIRTILRIPSAQQRTKAFSTCSSHMIVISLSYGSCMFMYINPFAKEEGAFNKGIAVLITSITPLLNPFIYTLRNQQVKQAFKDTIKKIVKL; translated from the coding sequence ATGAAAAACAGGACGTTGACTGAATTTATTCTGTTGGGCTTCACAAATCAACCTGAGGTCCAGGCTGTGATATTCATCTTCCTGTTCCTCACCTACATATTAAGTGTCCTAGGAAATCTGACTATCATCATTCTCACTCTAGTAGACCCTCACCTCCAGAcccccatgtatttcttcctccggaatttctccttcttagaagtttccttcacatccatttttattCCCAGATTTCTGACCAGTGTGACAACAGGAAATAAAGTCATCAGTTTTGCTGGATGCttgattcagtatttttttgCTATATTTCTTGGAGCAACAGAGTTTTACCTCTTGGCTTCTAtgtcctatgaccgctatgtTGCCATCTGCAAACCCCTGCATTACCTGACCATCATGAGCAACAGGGTCTGCATACAACTCGTGTTCTGCTCCTGGCTGGGGGGATTCCTAGCTATCTTACCCCCAATCATCCTGATGAGCCAGGTAGATTTCTGTGCTTCCAATGTTCTGAATCACTATTACTGTGACTATGGGCCCCTTCTGGAGCTGGCCTGCTCAGACACAAGACTCCTAGAAGTGATGGTCATCTTCCTGGCAGTTGTGACTCTGGTGGTTACTCTGCTGCTGGTGACTTTTTCTTATACATACATTATCAGGACCATTTTGAGGATcccttctgcccagcaaaggacaaaGGCTTTTTCCACTTGTTCCTCTCACATGATTGTCATCTCCCTCTCCTATGGCAGCTGCATGTTTATGTACATCAATCCCTTTGCAAAAGAAGAAGGTGCCTTCAACAAAGGAATAGCTGTGCTCATTACCTCAATTACTCCCTTGTTAAACCCCTTCATTTATACTCTAAGAAATCAGCAAGTGAAGCAAGCATTCAAGGACACCATCAAAAAGATTGTGAAGCTTTAA